In a single window of the Anguilla rostrata isolate EN2019 chromosome 6, ASM1855537v3, whole genome shotgun sequence genome:
- the LOC135258334 gene encoding glutamate-rich protein 3-like isoform X2 yields MSHLNSSFLSAYNSLADKHLAGYFNNTRIRRHLQRAGLITRSGGIVPEKELRLKLIRRDHQRRIRACLSQAIFHKVLDIERHRRIEIKRKLEDFARKEHVHKMKVQHSKRHSEGIVPLISPKPPPGPRNKHALHSGTEGEQSESSLSPGSSQPSSAPGRRQRPVRLQPLYSNSTTASTQRAPHCCRCKDSSDDTEPYRCSTLNRETRRHGTMPEFTSGISPYRLPVINNYVMPIPPPANRSERSSKGTTNGRTRGRSLRPTTAPDVPAVTKDSRFHKTAVHSNVSVTMTFYGKVVHLIPDTVDRRDEVRVFQQHCGGENVCVYRGKLAEGEAFQFVSRRHLGFPFSLTFFLNGMQVERLSSCCEFRHRRGSRLGGKRGQFGFTVVDGASPCYKCIIALGLDKKPTPPPRRLHSDTGTADTAGSSSLQMAVVSRKARAEEAVEHPQSRPESRLGQAEHHAMESKAQEVHPEENEQGAQDDYEEDFEEEDERVDEDAVKTRACALVNGVSSCPSQEGGDSHSDSKEDEVQDHHEREDDDECRYSDSEAEEEKAKEMKSASISSGSVSPFSNSRKEDPDSEAEEVKEVIKDNRVDPYSGAHYPTELGRNGRTVQDPKTGQGGDTTAPALKDKPKEEEYLALGAAGNTKDQPDAYSHPTSMRELDSETQEVHGSDASEASLEESDSSMPSEEKEATKWSGAKPEKDTGETQSAKSVQEKLTAAVSKETHISSELEMSDSSSDGDEPPTIDPDRTPEPDQTDTGVEAAAVAKKRNAEERAVSSDGALNISTVDPTPQEGELGSLEMGEEQEADQWTEEARPDMEVKEAAALGDRDLRSEEPAKKGEESEEEAQKSGNSSTGTDSQADCAETETVGLAAGEGDRTDQMAEDSGTLTEAPDLKAQVMEEKKVKEHETEKGQKEGTESTASAEATAFVVEKQDVKAEDTGEDEEMVEKAEDTEALSDAAVTVAGTRAERPTETAEISNAEEETEAEQETTDSANGEAEMMDGGKDRAEGENEEEAETPAEKPKDEVEEEDGGEAQTGTGDTDSKTEMTDDANNEKVATMLEDSEAADIPVEEAEKISWGTNTTEKENTEGESSVGEKDKGLEGESKAAELLEEMSAKEKEPVRYTEAEANGLETQIKEGEMEEMESTGEAIEEAPVGVVPKREIDEEPTVDQKLGGKSSPGETNMTPASAQEAETLPEETLDMTEGTLLEVECTERRIKNGDTVDQGEGEEAVESSRPRTMAHPGERDLLNTETGGLEVETETEVPGDGIDVVKGDADMKEEEQKVRAAVGPGVGTTPEENEVNIDTAGLPDESPSQSKLQEKTGVVKSDVTGAGLQPKSEDHRSGHQASQLEEIEEVDKEAPEVDADVTECNGDGSEGKLEDSWVNTDHRDPHSQDEGSLNSTEIGGEGSENVNGEGTGIPHKPGGAALEVEGTAADSTADGDEDRPEEERRKMGEEEEVTAGRKEEQNTAALESTWNAANSRVDSKQSVSRSKTELGKGAKFPPPLIRRSRSYALTIAREGLSLQTLAVSDRERESPLAYAQTAAAITGNAFTASNQTLQSITTKDL; encoded by the exons TAAGGCGGCACCTTCAGCGAGCTGGACTG ATCACTCGAAGTGGGGGCATTGTTCCAGAGAAGGAGCTCAGGCTCAAACTTATCCGGAGGGACCACCAGCGACGCATAAGAGCGTGCCTGTCCCAGGCCATATTCCACAAGGTGCTCGATATCGAG CGTCATCGTAGGATAGAAATCAAAAGGAAGCTGGAGGATTTTGCACGGAAGGAGCATGTGCATAAAATGAAG GTACAACATTCCAAAAGGCACAGTGAAGGTATTGTGCCCTTGATATCTCCGAAGCCACCACCAGGGCCCCGGAACAAACACGctctgcattctgggacagagGGGGAGCAGTCCGAGTCCTCCTTATCA CCCGGCTCCTCCCAGCCCAGTTCAGCCCCCGGGAGACGGCAGAGGCCCGTCCGACTCCAGCCCCTCTACAGCAACAGCACCACCGCCTCCACCCAGAGGGCCCCTCACTGCTGCAGATGCAAGGACTCCTCCGACGACACGGAGCCCTACCGCTGCAGCACG CTCAACAGGGAGACCAGGAGACATGGGACCATGCCTGAGTTTACCAGTGGGATATCCCCCTACCGGCTTCCTGTCATCAACAATTATGTGATGCCAATACCCCCTCCAGCCAATAGGAGTGAGAGGAGTTCCAAAGGCACTACCAACGGAAGGACAAGGGGCAGAAGCCTGCGGCCCACCACTGCCCCGGACGTTCCTGCAGTCACAAAG GACTCTAGGTTCCACAAGACAGCGGTGCACAGCAACGTGTCGGTCACCATGACGTTCTATGGAAAGGTGGTTCACCTGATTCCCGACACAGTGGACAGGAGGGACGAGGTCAGGGTCTTCCAGCAACACTGCGGAGGGGAGAATGTCTGCGTCTACAGAGGCAAGCTGGCAGAAGGAG AGGCCTTCCAGTTTGTCTCCAGGAGGCACCTGGGCTTCCCCTTCAGCCTCACCTTCTTCCTGAACGGCATGCAGGTGGAGCGGCTCAGCTCCTGCTGTGAGTTCCGACACCGGAGGGGATCCCGTCTGGGAGGGAAACGCGGCCAATTCGGATTCACCGTCGTGGACGGCGCCTCCCCGTGCTACAA GTGCATCATTGCCTTGGGTTTGGACAAGAAGCCAACCCCTCCCCCGAGGAGACTCCATAGTGACACAGgcactgcagacacagcaggCAGCTCCTCCTTGCAGATGGCTGTGGTGAGCAGAAAGGCCAGGGCAGAGGAGGCGGTGGAGCACCCCCAGTCCCGCCCAGAGTCCAGGCTGGGTCAGGCCGAGCACCACGCCATGGAGTCCAAAGCACAAGAGGTTCATCCTGAGGAGAATGAGCAGGGAGCCCAAGATG ACTATGAGGAAGACTTtgaagaggaagatgaaagAGTGGATGAAGATGCGGTGAAGACGAGAGCCTGTGCTCTGGTGAACGGGGTGTCCTCTTGCCCCTCTCAGGAGGGTGGAGATTCCCACTCTGACAGCAAAGAGGATGAAGTGCAGGACCACCATGAGAGGGAGGATGATGACGAATGCAGGTACTCTGACAGTGAGGCAGAAGAGGAAAAAGCCA AAGAGATGAAATCTGCATCTATCTCCTCGGGGAGCGTCTCCCCCTTCTCAAACAGTAGGAAGGAAGACCCAGACAGTGAGGCAGAGGAGGTCAAGGAAGTCATTAAGGACAATAGAGTGGACCCATACTCTGGAGCCCATTACCCGACAGAGCTGGGGAGAAATGGACGGACTGTCCAGGATCCCAAAACAGGCCAGGGAGGAGACACCACCGCACCTGCACTTAAAGACAAGCCAAAGGAAGAAGAGTACCTGGCcctgggggctgctgggaacaCCAAAGACCAGCCCGACGCATACTCTCACCCCACCTCAATGAGAGAGCTGGACAGCGAGACACAGGAAGTTCATGGAAGTGATGCAAGTGAGGCTAGTTTGGAGGAGTCGGACAGTAGCATGCCATCAGAGGAGAAAGAAGCCACAAAATGGAGTGGGGCAAAGCCAGAGAAGGACACTGGGGAAACTCAGAGTG CCAAGTCTGTACAGGAAAAGCTCACTGCAGCCGTATCCAAGGAAACCCACATCAGCTCAGAACTAGAAATGAGTGACAGCAGCTCTGATGGGGATGAACCGCCCACCATAGACCCAGACAGAACACCGGAGCCGGACCAAACTGATACAG GTGTGGAGGCAGCGGCTGTTGCAAAGAAGAGGAATGCTGAGGAGAGGGCAGTAAGCAGCGATGGAGCTCTGAATATCTCCACTGTGGATCCGACTCCACAAGAAGGAGAACTCGGGTCTCTGGAAATGGGAGAAGAACAAGAAGCAGACCAGTGGACAGAGGAGGCACGTCCTGACATGGAGGTTAAGGAGGCGGCGGCATTAGGGGACAGGGATCTGCGGTCAGAAGAGCCAGCGAAGAAGGGGGAAGAGTCTGAAGAGGAAGCACAAAAGAGTGGAAATAGCAGTACAGGGACAGACTCACAGGCAGATTGCGCTGAAACAGAGACGGTAGGCCTCGCTGCGGGAGAAGGAGATCGGACAGACCAGATGGCAGAAGACAGTGGGACCCTGACTGAAGCTCCGGACCTCAAGGCGCAGGTTatggaagaaaagaaagtgaaagagcATGAGACTGAGAAAGGACAAAAAGAGGGCACAGAGTCGACTGCCTCTGCTGAGGCCACTGCCTTCGTCGTAGAGAAGCAGGATGTGAAAGCAGAGGACACTGGCGAGGATGAGGAGATGGTGGAAAAGGCTGAGGACACAGAGGCACTGTCGGATGCTGCAGTCACAGTGGCTGGAACCAGAGCAGAACGTCCTACAGAGACAGCTGAGATCAGTAATGCAGAAGAGGAGACAGAAGCTGAGCAGGAAACAACTGACAGTGCGAATGGAGAGGCAGAGATGATGGATGGAGGAAAGGACAGAGCTGAGGGAGAAAATGAAGAGGAGGCCGAGACCCCAGCGGAAAAACCTAAAGATGaagtggaggaggaagatggaggGGAAGCACAGACTGGGACAGGTGACACTGATTCCAAAACAGAAATGACCGATGATGCAAACAATGAGAAAGTGGCAACTATGCTGGAGGACAGTGAGGCTGCAGACATTCCTGTGGAAGAAGCTGAGAAAATCAGTTGGGGGACTAATACAACAGAAAAGGAGAACACAGAAGGGGAATCCAGTGTTGGCGAGAAAGACAAGGGACTTGAGGGTGAAAGTAAGGCAGCTGAATTGCTTGAGGAGATGAGTGCAAAAGAGAAGGAGCCTGTAAGGTACACTGAAGCTGAGGCAAATGGGTTAGAAACTCAGATaaaggaaggagagatggaAGAGATGGAATCCACAGGAGAGGCAATTGAGGAGGCCCCAGTGGGAGTAGTGCCCAAGCGTGAGATTGATGAAGAGCCTACCGTAGACCAAAAACTGGGGGGAAAATCCAGCCCCGGTGAGACCAACATGACACCAGCTTCAGCACAGGAAGCTGAGACTCTACCAGAGGAAACTCTGGATATGACCGAAGGGACACTGTTAGAGGTAGAGTGCACAGAGAGAAGAATCAAGAATGGAGACACTGTGGaccagggagagggagaggaggctgTAGAATCCTCAAGGCCGAGGACGATGGCTCACCCGGGTGAGCGTGACCTGTTGAATACAGAGACCGGAGGGCTGGAAGTGGAAACTGAGACTGAAGTACCTGGAGACGGTATTGACGTTGTTAAGGGCGATGCTGATATGAAAGAGGAAGAGCAAAAGGTCAGAGCTGCGGTAGGGCCTGGGGTCGGAACAACGCCGGAAGAGAACGAGGTAAATATTGACACCGCGGGTCTCCCAGATGAAAGTCCTAGCCAGTCAAAGCTGCAGGAAAAGACGGGGGTGGTTAAATCGGATGTCACAGGCGCTGGGCTCCAGCCAAAATCAGAAGATCACCGGTCAGGTCACCAGGCCTCACAACTAGAAGAAATCGAGGAGGTCGACAAAGAAGCTCCCGAAGTGGATGCCGATGTGACCGAGTGCAATGGAGATGGGAGTGAAGGCAAGTTGGAAGACTCTTGGGTGAACACAGACCATAGAGATCCCCATAGTCAGGATGAAGGCTCGTTGAACAGCACAGAGATCGGTGGGGAGGGCAGTGAGAATGTGAACGGTGAAGGGACGGGCATCCCACACAAACCAGGAGGTGCTGCTCTTGAAGTAGAGGGCACTGCAGCCGACTCCACGGCGGACGGGGATGAAGACAGGCCTGAGGAGGAGCGGAGAAAGATgggtgaggaggaagaggtgacTGCAGGGAGGAAAGAGGAGCAAAACA